A window of Clostridioides sp. ES-S-0010-02 genomic DNA:
TCCACACATACATTTGCCTCCTATTTATTATTCATTCTCGAAAGTACTTCCATATAACCTTCTACAAGATCTCCAAGGTCTCTTCTAAATCTGTCTTTGTCTAATTTTTCATTTGTGTTTACATCCCAAAGTCTACAAGTGTCTGGTGATACTTCATCTGCCAATATTATGTTTCCTTCTGAATCTTTACCAAATTCTATTTTAAAGTCAACTAACTTTAGGTTTAATTTTAAGAAGAATGTTTTTAGCAATTCATTTATTTTTAGAGTTTCTTCTCTTAAGAATTTCAATTCTTCTCTAGTTGCTAATTTCATTGCCACTGCATAATCGTCATTTAGCATTGGGTCACCATAATCATCGTTTTTATAGCTTATTTCAAAGATTGGCTCATCGAAAACTACACCTTCTTCAAGACCAACTCTTTTGCAGATAGAACCAGCAGCAATATTTCTTACTATCACTTCTAATGGTAAAATTTCTACTTTCTTAACTAGCATTTCTCTGTCTGATAAACTTTTTATAAAGTGTGTATTTATATTATTTTCTTTTAACATTTCAAAGATTATTGTTGATATTTTATTATTTAGTATACCTTTTGAAGATATTTCTGCTTTTTTTTCTCCATTAAATGCTGTTGCATCATCTTTATAATAAACAACATATTCGTTTTCATTATCTGTAGAATATACTTGTTTTGCTTTTCCTTCATATAATAACATTTCTGTTACCCCCTTAAGTTCTTGTCGTCTTCTAGCACCTTTTGTGCCATTTCTTCTCTATATGATTTCAAATCTTCTTTTAATTTTGGGTATTTTAGAGTCATTATTTGTAATGCCAATAAAGCTGCATTTAAACCTAAATCTATTGTAACTGTTGCAACTGGTATTCCTTTTGGCATTTGAACTATTGATAAAAGTGAGTCTAATCCATCCATAGTTGATGATTTAATAGGCAATCCTATTACTGGAATTAGAGTTTGTGAAGCTATTACACCTGGTAGATGTGCTGCTTTTCCTGCTGCTGCTATTATTACATCTGTATCATCTTCTATTTCTTTTAGGAATGTTGAAAGTTGTTCTGGTGTTCTATGAGCAGATAATGCTCTTGCTACAACTTCTATTCCATATTTTTCAAGCAGTTTTATCCCTTCTTCTAATTTTGGATAATCTGATTTTGAACCCATAACTACTGCTACTTTCATTAGACTTCCCCTCTCCGTTTATAAGTTATTTTACATTTTAAATCATTCGTATCATTATACGAATTATACACCTTAAATTTTATATTAATATACATATATTATCAACTCTTTTTTGAAATTTTTTAAAAAAAATATTACTTGTATTTTTTTTATTCTCCCCATATCGAACTTTATTCGCTTTTTTTGATACCTAATAAAATTACTTTTCATTTATTTATTATTTTTTGATAAATAAATATATTTTATATAATTTTAAAGTAAACTTGCATAGTATTTTTTAAATTATAAGATTTATAATTCAGTAAGATACTCATTTCTATACATACTTGTATCAGAGTCTATACTAAAAAAGGAAGTTAATTATTATAAATCATCTTCCTTTTCATTAGTGTATAATTTTATAGTTGTTAATTTAAAAATATAAAGTGCCGTTTTTAATTCTGTATTTTATCAATAAATTCATATCTTGCCAATAGTTAATCATCCTTAAATAATCTTTTATATAACAATTTCATTTCTTGATAATCTAAAATTACAAAATCAGGCTCATAAATCAAATCTTCTAAACTATTCCCCCTATGATTCATCCAGATACTCTTCCATCCAGCTTTTTTAGCACCTACTACATCATTTTTATAAGAGTCACCTATATAATATGTATTTGCCCTATCTAAACCCATAAATTTCTCAGCTAATCTAAAAATATTAATGTCTGGCTTAGAAAAGCCAACTTCACTAGAAATAAAAATATTCTCTTCATCAACCCACTTTTCAATATTTAATTGCTTTAATTTCATTCTTTGATGAGAAGATGGTCCATTAGTTATAATTCCAATATTAATATTTTTTTCTTTAGCAAAATTCAAAACTTGCTCCATCTCTGGTATTAGAGTTATTTGTGATTGTTGATATATATACTCATCTTGAAAATTTTGAGCATCTTTTTCTGTAATGGGGTTTCCTAACTCTTCAAAAGCTTTCATTATTCTATACACATGCATTTTTTCAATTGGCATCTCTCCACTCTCAGTCAAATGAAATACCTCATCACTATACTTTCTGCTACTGATATATAAATCTTTAACAGAAATATTCTTTATTGAAGAAAATACTTTATCATATGCGATATAAAAAGGTGTTAACTGATTGTATAAAGTATCATCTACATCAAAAATTAAATTAATCAAAATATTAGTCCTCCAAAATTTAATAGTGGTAAATATAATTATAACTATAAATACCTAGTATAACAATACCTACCACTATAAGTCCTATTATTTATTTAAAATTCTAGTAGTTACACCTTTTAGATTATAACATTCTGCATAATCACGTAAAGGACGCTTAATATGGTCTACAACAAATCTTTGACCATTGATGTTATTTTTTCTTAAATTACTATAAAGCATTTCTATCTCTCTTTTAACATCATCATTATTGAATGTATAGTGACCTGCAATATCTAATATTTCATTAGATAAAACTTCATCCTTAAAGATTTCTTCAGTAGTTAGATTTTTCTGTTCTCCTATCACCCATTTTCTCCAACGTCCACATTCAATAGCATCTACAAGAAGAACATGTCTAATATTTGAAGTCTTTTCAATTAATCCTTCTTCCTTTAGTTTTCTTTCAACTTCTGCTAGCTTTAAGTATGCTCTAGTCTCTTCAGTACCATATTGAGGAGCAACATTTGTCGCAATAATTTGAGATGGTATATGTTCTAATAAAGTCACATCATCCAAATAATCTCCATTATGTTCCTTTAACCCAACTCCATACTTTTTAGCCATTTGAGCTAAATCATAAGCATTCTTAAAGTTAAAAGTGCCTACCTGTTCTGTTTTTCTAGTTAGAGTACCTGTCTGACCAACTATAAATGTCGGCATTGGCAAATCTCTCTTTTCAAGTTCAACTTTTAATCTAGTTATAAATGTTTCATATGTCTCAGTTGAAGTTAAGCCTCCATTTGTTTCCTCTGTCCCAACTTCATATCCTATCTCTGGCAAATTAAGTCTTTTTCTTTCTTTTTCGCAATATTCAATTAATTCTACAGTTCGTTCTAACACTATATCCAATGGAATCACTTTTCCCATTTCAAATGGGTCTTTTGTAGGGTCAATCATTAATAAATCAAAACCTGCCTCAATATCAGCTAAATAAGATTTTTTTCCTAATTCCATAGCTTTGTCAACAGGTAAATGGTCATTTCTCTCTTTATCTCTTTGCCATGGTCCTCCATGGTCTCTGCATAAGTAATATAAACCATCAAATCCCACTTCATCAGCTATTTTCTTAATATCTCTTGTAAATGTTTCTTGATTCCAACCATTTACATAACCTCCTCCTAGCTCATCTGCATCTACTTGATTTCTACTTGCAATAAACATTAAAGGAAAATCATCATCCTTTGCTAATTCAAAACTCGCTTGTAACAAATTAGGTGACATAGGACCAATCCCTAAAAGTGTTGCACTTTTCCCCTCTTTTTGTAAGTCTAGTAATCGTTGTACGACAGTTTTTATTGGTAATTTTTTCATTACTATATCTCCTTTTATTCTATTTTTTAAGATGTTTTCAAAGATGCTTTTAATAAAATCTTCAATAAAAACATCTTTATGTTATATGTAAAATAAATCAAACTTTATTGAAAAGTATCTTTTATTTTCTTAATTAATGCATCAGATTTTTTAATAATATCAGACACACTCATTCTTACTACTTTCTTGCCTTTAAAACGCTCCATATTTCTAATCTCAACATCATTAGTTAATATTACACAAGTTGCTTCTTCAATTTCTTTAATTGACAACTCATTATCTATTCCAGAGCTTCCTTGAGTTTCAACCTTTATTTCTATACCAAATTTTTTTGCTGATAATTCAAGTGATTCAGCTGACATATAAGTATGGGCCACTCCACTAGGACAAGATGTTACTGCTACAATTTTCATATCTTTATCTCCTTTAAATTTATAGTTCTATATAATTTTCTTACAATTTTATATAAATTAATTTATTATTTTATATATCTATAATTCTTCAAATATTAGTTCAATAGAATCATCTATATCTTCTTCAATTTCTTCATCTTCTTTTACATCTTTCTTTACTAATTTCATCAATATTGCGACAACAACTGCTCCAGTTAGTACAGATGCTATATAACCCAACCTGTTATCAACAACTGGAAGTACTATCAATCCTCCCCAAGGAGCATGATTCAAACATCCCAGTAAAAAAGCCATAATATTTCCAATAATTGAACCAGCCATAATACAAGGAATTACTCTAACAGGGTCCGCTGTTGCAAATGGAATAGCTCCTTCCGTGATTCCAACACATCCCATTAGAAGTGATGCTTTTCCTGAATCTCTTTCTTCTTTACTAAATTTTTTTGGGAATAATAATGTTGCTAACCCTAATCCAATTGGAGGTATACAAATCGCAACTCCAACCCCTCCCATTAAGTATGGAAGTGTATCAACTTGTGTTTGAGCAAAAGTCGCAGCAACTTTATTTATAGGACCACCCATATCAGAAGCTATCATTCCTCCCAAAATACCCCCTAAAGGAATCTTTGAAACACCAGACATTCCATTTAACCAGTTCGTCATCCATGCCATAAAAGAAGCTATAGGTTCTCCAATTAAAAATACAATTATACCACCTGTAATCAATGTACCAAGCAAAGGATAAATAAATATGGAACCTAGAGTTCTCATTGTAGGAGCTAATTTTATTTTCTTCAGTTGTAATACAACAAATCCTGCTATGAACCCTGCTATAATACCACCTATAAAACCAGCATTTACTTCTTTTGCTAAATATGCACCTATCATACCTGGTGCTAGCCCTGGCTTATCTGCCATACTAAATGCTATATATCCGCCTAATATTGGAATGAATAAAGCTAGACCTGCAGCACCAATTTGATTTAGTTTAGCTAACCATCCAGTTTCAGGAACAGCAGCTTGTCCACTTAATGTTACTGATAAAGCAAATAATATTCCCCCAGCAACTACAAATGGAATCATATATGATGTTGCTGTCATAAGATGTTTTTGTAAAAACTTTAAAATCCTCATTTTAATCTTCCTCCCCTATCTTTCCTTTTATAAGATTATAAACTGTTTGTTCATCTGCCCCTCTAATTTGATTTCTAAAACTCTCATGCATCAATAAACGTGCTAGTTTTGATAAAATCTTTAAATGAAGATTATTTTCATTATCTTTTGTTACTGATATTAAAAATATCAAGTCTACTTTTTCACCTTCTTCTGTCCATTCAATAGGAACATCAAGCTTTCCAATTGTAATACAAGAATCTTTGACCCCTATACTTTGACTATGAGGTAGACCTATACCATGCCCAATATATGTTGATAATGTCTCCTCTCTCTTTAAAACATCTTCTAAAAATTGATTTTTATCTCTTAAATACCCCTCTTTTGATACTACATCCACTAATGATGTAATAGCTTCTTCTTTTGAATCTGCTTTCATTTTGAATGAGCATTTTACATTGACTAATTTACTCATACAGTGACCTCCTCCTCATATTTATGAATTAAACCTTCTGCTTCTTCTTTTGTCCTTGCACTTTCTAACATACTAATAAAATTAGTCTTATAAACCATTTTAGTTAAATTAATTATTGCTGGAATTTGCTCTTTCTTATCTCTACTTGCTAAACAAAATATAACTTTAACCTTTTTATCACCAAAACTAATTGGCTCTTTACATATTAGTAAGCTTATTGAACTTACTTTAACTAATGAACTGTCATTTCCATGCAATAAAGCAAACTCTTCATCTTTTACAGCATAGAAACCTACATTATTTAAAATATCTATAATATTCTCAGCATATTGTGTTGATACAAAATCACAATTAGCAAGTATATTTGAACTAATTTTAACAGCATCTTCCCACTTAACTTCTCTATCAATTATACTAATAGTATCAGCACCTATTAAATCACTTAATTTAAGCTGTCTAGATAATATTCTCTCATCACTATATCCAAGCTCCTGCCATATGATACTCAATACTCTTTTTTGAGCATCTTCTTCTAAGAAATCCAGCCTTTTTTTGATTGATATATAGTTAGTCAAGACATTCTTTCTTTTTATTCCTTTTTCTTCGAGTTTTAAATAATCGTTTTCCTGCAAAAATGGATTAATCTCAATAACTACTTTAGGCAAAGTTACAACTATCTTTGATGTTGTTATAATAAAATCTATATTTTCCCATTCCTTATAATCTTGTAATTTATATGCTGGAATACTATCCACTATATTTATTTGATAATCATTTATTAGAGTATCTTTTAACATAGCAATTACACCATATCCAAATCCACAAACTAATAATATGTTTTTATAATTATTTCTCTCATTTCTTTGTACACTTCCTAAAAAGTGTATTGCTAAAAGTATTATTTCATTTTCATTTTTTATTTGATTTAACATCCTATTTTTTTGTATAGAAACCTTAGTAGCTTCAAGTACATATTGATACTTATCTGGTATTACATGAAATAGTTCTTCATAAATCTGTATGTTTTGCTTGATTCTTTCTATTAATGGGGCAATATGATTAAGCAATCCTTTATAAAGAATCATATCTTCTTTAAAATCAACACTCAATATTTCTGACATATTGTAAATTAAATCTTGAACTATTATTTCTGTACTAATCAAATCCATATCTTCATTTAAACTTGCATATTTATTTGTAAAAAACACAAAACTTTTTAGCAATAAAATTTGTTCTTTAGTCAATTTCTTTTGAATGATTTGTTCAAATTCTTGGTCAAATTTATTTTCAAAATATGGTTCACTTAATGAGGAAGATTCCAAAGGATGTTTTTCATCTGAATGTATGTACCATGTAAAAAGAAAAATATTTGAAACATACCATGTGAAAGATTCATCATTTAAAATCCAATCCATTTTGGAAAGTAAATCTATTGACCAATTATATATATTATTCAAGGAAATCCCCTTGAATATTTGTTCAATAATTTTCACTAAGT
This region includes:
- a CDS encoding class II D-tagatose-bisphosphate aldolase, non-catalytic subunit — protein: MKKLPIKTVVQRLLDLQKEGKSATLLGIGPMSPNLLQASFELAKDDDFPLMFIASRNQVDADELGGGYVNGWNQETFTRDIKKIADEVGFDGLYYLCRDHGGPWQRDKERNDHLPVDKAMELGKKSYLADIEAGFDLLMIDPTKDPFEMGKVIPLDIVLERTVELIEYCEKERKRLNLPEIGYEVGTEETNGGLTSTETYETFITRLKVELEKRDLPMPTFIVGQTGTLTRKTEQVGTFNFKNAYDLAQMAKKYGVGLKEHNGDYLDDVTLLEHIPSQIIATNVAPQYGTEETRAYLKLAEVERKLKEEGLIEKTSNIRHVLLVDAIECGRWRKWVIGEQKNLTTEEIFKDEVLSNEILDIAGHYTFNNDDVKREIEMLYSNLRKNNINGQRFVVDHIKRPLRDYAECYNLKGVTTRILNK
- a CDS encoding PTS fructose transporter subunit EIIC — translated: MRILKFLQKHLMTATSYMIPFVVAGGILFALSVTLSGQAAVPETGWLAKLNQIGAAGLALFIPILGGYIAFSMADKPGLAPGMIGAYLAKEVNAGFIGGIIAGFIAGFVVLQLKKIKLAPTMRTLGSIFIYPLLGTLITGGIIVFLIGEPIASFMAWMTNWLNGMSGVSKIPLGGILGGMIASDMGGPINKVAATFAQTQVDTLPYLMGGVGVAICIPPIGLGLATLLFPKKFSKEERDSGKASLLMGCVGITEGAIPFATADPVRVIPCIMAGSIIGNIMAFLLGCLNHAPWGGLIVLPVVDNRLGYIASVLTGAVVVAILMKLVKKDVKEDEEIEEDIDDSIELIFEEL
- a CDS encoding PTS fructose-like transporter subunit IIB, whose translation is MKIVAVTSCPSGVAHTYMSAESLELSAKKFGIEIKVETQGSSGIDNELSIKEIEEATCVILTNDVEIRNMERFKGKKVVRMSVSDIIKKSDALIKKIKDTFQ
- a CDS encoding HAD family hydrolase — its product is MINLIFDVDDTLYNQLTPFYIAYDKVFSSIKNISVKDLYISSRKYSDEVFHLTESGEMPIEKMHVYRIMKAFEELGNPITEKDAQNFQDEYIYQQSQITLIPEMEQVLNFAKEKNINIGIITNGPSSHQRMKLKQLNIEKWVDEENIFISSEVGFSKPDINIFRLAEKFMGLDRANTYYIGDSYKNDVVGAKKAGWKSIWMNHRGNSLEDLIYEPDFVILDYQEMKLLYKRLFKDD
- a CDS encoding PTS sugar transporter subunit IIA, translated to MISGRMLLIMNFLKGKEKTSYKEISQQLSIEERKVRYDINNLNIVLQSLNKPLIQKINKGVLIIPKNFQVVYIDNNEYVFSLTERVSIMKIISMFKIDKLNLEKLSKEFQVSRSSIKNDLNVLSSELERNQITITYDKTFKISGDENTIYKQRLSILKLYSYLFGKEKSDLSVFEQYLVKIIEQIFKGISLNNIYNWSIDLLSKMDWILNDESFTWYVSNIFLFTWYIHSDEKHPLESSSLSEPYFENKFDQEFEQIIQKKLTKEQILLLKSFVFFTNKYASLNEDMDLISTEIIVQDLIYNMSEILSVDFKEDMILYKGLLNHIAPLIERIKQNIQIYEELFHVIPDKYQYVLEATKVSIQKNRMLNQIKNENEIILLAIHFLGSVQRNERNNYKNILLVCGFGYGVIAMLKDTLINDYQINIVDSIPAYKLQDYKEWENIDFIITTSKIVVTLPKVVIEINPFLQENDYLKLEEKGIKRKNVLTNYISIKKRLDFLEEDAQKRVLSIIWQELGYSDERILSRQLKLSDLIGADTISIIDREVKWEDAVKISSNILANCDFVSTQYAENIIDILNNVGFYAVKDEEFALLHGNDSSLVKVSSISLLICKEPISFGDKKVKVIFCLASRDKKEQIPAIINLTKMVYKTNFISMLESARTKEEAEGLIHKYEEEVTV
- the purE gene encoding 5-(carboxyamino)imidazole ribonucleotide mutase, coding for MKVAVVMGSKSDYPKLEEGIKLLEKYGIEVVARALSAHRTPEQLSTFLKEIEDDTDVIIAAAGKAAHLPGVIASQTLIPVIGLPIKSSTMDGLDSLLSIVQMPKGIPVATVTIDLGLNAALLALQIMTLKYPKLKEDLKSYREEMAQKVLEDDKNLRG
- a CDS encoding phosphoribosylaminoimidazolesuccinocarboxamide synthase gives rise to the protein MLLYEGKAKQVYSTDNENEYVVYYKDDATAFNGEKKAEISSKGILNNKISTIIFEMLKENNINTHFIKSLSDREMLVKKVEILPLEVIVRNIAAGSICKRVGLEEGVVFDEPIFEISYKNDDYGDPMLNDDYAVAMKLATREELKFLREETLKINELLKTFFLKLNLKLVDFKIEFGKDSEGNIILADEVSPDTCRLWDVNTNEKLDKDRFRRDLGDLVEGYMEVLSRMNNK
- a CDS encoding PTS sugar transporter subunit IIA produces the protein MSKLVNVKCSFKMKADSKEEAITSLVDVVSKEGYLRDKNQFLEDVLKREETLSTYIGHGIGLPHSQSIGVKDSCITIGKLDVPIEWTEEGEKVDLIFLISVTKDNENNLHLKILSKLARLLMHESFRNQIRGADEQTVYNLIKGKIGEED